From uncultured Roseateles sp., the proteins below share one genomic window:
- a CDS encoding TolC family protein — translation MILAFRWPLQRSDNKGISMRVRAYATPFLPLTLAVVISFSLAQAASAQDLSAASPPTPAPSSVVVPARLTLASAIDLALSRNSDIAAAQRELEASEGALQQGRARPNPELSYLLEDTRQATRTTTVQVNQAIEIGGKRAARVDAAERGREAAANDLNARRAEIRAQVSSAFYELLTAQERIRLAQDTVELAHRAGEAAGKRVVAGKISPVEETKARVAESGARLELAQAQGELRSARQRLGALWGDPSPRFDVADGSAEVLPVVPLLPNLDLRLANAPGLKRAQIEVQRRRALADLERARRLPDPTLSLGVKRSQELGRNQILLGVSMPIPLFDSNAGNQLQALKQYEKAQDELAATQTRLYADALQARERLSTNRLEVETLRQDLLPGAQAAYDAASKGFELGKFGFLDVLDAQRTLFQARSQYLRAIAETHRAAADIDRLLGQDPSN, via the coding sequence TTGATCCTGGCATTTCGCTGGCCATTGCAGCGAAGCGACAACAAGGGGATTTCAATGCGCGTGCGTGCTTACGCCACACCATTTCTGCCGCTCACGCTGGCAGTCGTTATTTCGTTTTCACTTGCTCAAGCTGCGTCTGCGCAGGATTTGAGTGCGGCTTCGCCACCAACGCCCGCGCCGTCCAGCGTCGTCGTTCCGGCCCGGCTCACGTTGGCGTCAGCCATCGATTTGGCTTTGTCTCGCAATTCGGACATCGCCGCGGCTCAACGTGAGTTGGAGGCTTCCGAAGGTGCGTTGCAGCAAGGCCGCGCTCGTCCCAACCCCGAGCTGTCCTATCTACTCGAAGACACTCGCCAAGCCACCCGGACCACCACCGTTCAGGTGAATCAAGCAATCGAGATCGGCGGCAAGCGCGCAGCGCGCGTCGATGCCGCTGAGCGGGGGCGTGAGGCCGCGGCCAACGATCTGAACGCGCGCCGGGCGGAGATTCGCGCGCAGGTCAGCAGCGCGTTCTATGAACTCCTGACCGCGCAAGAGCGGATCCGGCTGGCCCAGGACACGGTCGAATTGGCGCACCGCGCCGGCGAGGCGGCCGGCAAACGGGTGGTAGCGGGCAAGATTTCGCCGGTTGAGGAAACCAAGGCCCGGGTCGCGGAGTCGGGTGCACGGCTGGAACTGGCGCAAGCACAGGGCGAACTCCGTTCGGCGCGGCAGCGCCTCGGGGCCCTTTGGGGGGACCCGTCGCCTCGATTCGACGTGGCCGATGGCTCTGCGGAGGTTTTGCCCGTCGTCCCGTTATTGCCCAACCTTGACCTGAGGCTAGCAAATGCCCCGGGGCTCAAGCGTGCACAGATCGAGGTGCAGCGCCGCCGCGCACTGGCCGACTTGGAGCGCGCGCGCCGGCTGCCCGACCCGACACTCAGTCTGGGCGTCAAGCGCTCGCAGGAGCTGGGGCGCAACCAGATCCTCCTGGGCGTATCGATGCCCATCCCCCTGTTCGACAGCAATGCGGGCAATCAGCTGCAAGCTTTGAAGCAGTATGAAAAAGCTCAGGATGAACTTGCGGCGACCCAGACCCGCCTGTACGCCGACGCGCTGCAGGCGAGGGAACGGCTGAGCACGAATAGGCTTGAGGTCGAGACCCTGCGCCAGGACTTGCTGCCTGGCGCGCAGGCGGCCTATGACGCCGCCAGCAAAGGGTTCGAGCTGGGCAAGTTCGGCTTCCTTGACGTTCTGGACGCGCAGCGAACGCTGTTCCAGGCACGGTCCCAGTACCTGCGCGCCATTGCGGAGACGCATCGCGCTGCAGCAGATATCGATCGCTTGCTCGGCCAAGACCCGAGCAACTGA
- a CDS encoding efflux RND transporter periplasmic adaptor subunit, protein MNFNKNPAKFGKQQLTAIAAILIVGTGAAAYILTGGKSKPEGDGHGHEQHSEAKEHADGEHHGAKAADAHDHDKGHADDEHHEKAPGKGPHGGSLFADGDASVEVALSEEGGEPHFQVWGFNKNQPVAANQMKITATLTRADGERMDVSFGTDGAALKSRQAIEEPHVFDAAFVVTVGQQVVRFTFSREEGKVELTDAQIKAAGISIATSGPARIKSSMQLPGEIRFNEDRTAHVVPRVAGVVESVAASLGQPVKKGQLLAVIASSTVSEQRSEFLSAQKRLALAKTTFDREKKLWEEKISAEQDYLQAQQALREAEIAVANSQQKLVALGAIPSATTGLNRYELRAPFDGVIVEKHIAMGESVKEDAQVFTVSDLSSVWAEISVPARDLPLVRVGETVSIKASAFDSKAAGKVAYVGALIGEQTRTALARVTLANPQGVWRPGLFVNVELTAAENEVPVSVSADAIQTLADKPAIFLKVKGGFVAQPVETGRSDGKLTEVVKGLKAGASYAAAGSFVVKSELGKASAEHSH, encoded by the coding sequence ATGAATTTCAACAAGAATCCTGCCAAGTTTGGCAAGCAGCAGCTCACAGCGATCGCCGCAATCTTGATCGTCGGGACCGGCGCGGCCGCCTACATCCTGACCGGAGGCAAGTCCAAGCCGGAAGGTGACGGGCATGGCCACGAACAGCACAGCGAGGCCAAGGAACATGCCGATGGCGAGCACCATGGTGCCAAGGCCGCCGACGCGCATGACCACGACAAGGGGCACGCCGACGATGAGCATCATGAAAAGGCGCCGGGCAAGGGCCCGCATGGCGGCAGCCTGTTCGCGGACGGCGATGCGAGTGTCGAGGTCGCGCTGTCCGAAGAAGGCGGCGAGCCGCACTTCCAGGTGTGGGGGTTCAACAAGAACCAGCCGGTTGCCGCGAATCAGATGAAGATCACCGCAACGCTGACCCGCGCCGACGGCGAGCGCATGGACGTGAGCTTTGGCACCGATGGTGCCGCGCTGAAGAGCCGGCAGGCGATCGAGGAGCCGCATGTGTTCGATGCCGCCTTTGTGGTCACGGTGGGCCAGCAGGTTGTTCGGTTCACCTTCAGTCGCGAGGAAGGCAAGGTCGAACTGACCGATGCGCAGATCAAGGCGGCAGGCATCAGCATCGCCACCAGCGGTCCAGCGCGCATCAAGTCTTCCATGCAACTGCCTGGCGAGATCCGGTTCAACGAAGATCGCACGGCCCATGTGGTGCCCCGAGTCGCTGGCGTGGTGGAAAGCGTGGCGGCCAGTCTGGGTCAACCGGTGAAGAAGGGGCAGTTGCTGGCCGTGATCGCCAGTTCGACCGTGTCCGAACAGCGCAGCGAGTTTCTCTCGGCGCAGAAACGCTTGGCGCTCGCCAAGACCACCTTTGATCGCGAGAAGAAACTCTGGGAGGAGAAGATTTCCGCAGAGCAGGACTATCTTCAGGCGCAGCAGGCCTTGCGCGAAGCGGAGATCGCCGTGGCGAACTCCCAGCAAAAGCTTGTTGCCCTTGGCGCCATCCCCAGTGCCACCACCGGCCTGAACCGCTACGAGCTGCGCGCGCCGTTTGACGGCGTCATCGTGGAGAAGCACATCGCCATGGGCGAGTCGGTGAAGGAGGACGCACAGGTGTTCACGGTGTCCGACCTGTCCAGTGTTTGGGCCGAAATCAGCGTGCCGGCCAGAGATCTGCCGCTGGTGCGCGTGGGCGAAACGGTCAGCATCAAGGCTTCCGCCTTCGACTCCAAGGCTGCCGGCAAGGTGGCCTATGTGGGCGCTCTCATTGGCGAGCAGACCCGCACCGCCTTGGCGCGTGTCACCCTGGCCAATCCCCAGGGTGTCTGGCGCCCCGGCCTGTTCGTCAACGTGGAACTGACCGCGGCGGAGAACGAGGTGCCGGTGAGTGTCTCTGCGGACGCGATCCAGACCCTGGCCGACAAGCCCGCCATCTTCCTCAAGGTCAAAGGTGGCTTCGTCGCACAACCGGTGGAGACCGGCCGCAGCGACGGCAAGCTGACCGAAGTGGTCAAGGGACTCAAGGCCGGGGCGTCCTACGCCGCGGCCGGCAGCTTCGTCGTCAAGTCCGAGTTGGGCAAGGCATCTGCCGAACACTCCCACTGA